DNA from Alnus glutinosa chromosome 2, dhAlnGlut1.1, whole genome shotgun sequence:
CTCCCTCCGTCCTGCTTCACTGAACTGTCTGATGAAGGTGCTTTTGATAAGGGGCCCATGTACTTCCAATTATCGGTAGTTCATCAGGAGGGTTCTTCAGAAATGAAGGCCTCTGATGAGGAAAATTGTCGGACCACACATTCAGGTGTTTTGGAGTTCACTGCAGATGAAGGTTCTGTTGCACTTCCTCCTCATGTATGGAATAATTTATTCCCAGGAGAAAGTCCTAAAACTCTGTTGATTGAGGTCCGTTATGTATGGCTACCAAAAGGAACTTATGCAAAGCTTCAACCAGAGAGGATGGGCTTTTTAGATTTACCAAATCACAAGGCTATCCTTGAAACAAGCCTTCGCCAGCATGCCACCCTTTCTGAAGGTGACATATTGACGGTCAATTATGGGGAGCTAGCATATAAACTACAGGTCCTTGAGTTAAAACCCTCATCAAGTGTATCTGTTCTAGAAACAGATGTCGAAGTAGATATAGTTGGTCCTGAATCAGCTTCTGAGAGGACAGATCAGCATGTCCTTAACCCACTAGTGCTTGGAAAGTTGGAATCTGGATTGGTTGATGAAGGCAATTATATATACTACAAATTCTCAATAGACAACGATGCATGGGAGAAAATTGCTACTGGGGATGCCATGGTTGAGGTAAAAATAGAAGGAGAAGCGGATGGAGGTGATACTGATCTTTACATTTCCAGGCATCCTCTCATATTCCCAACTCGGCACCAGCATGAATGGTCTTCCCATGATATCGGTTCAAAGGCTCTGATCCTTAGCTCTAAAGATAAGAGCTTGGGAGCAGGTACTTATAGTATTGGTGTATATGGCTTCAAAGGAACAAGCAAGTACCAACTTTCGGTGAGTGTTCAGGATGACTGCAAGCCTAAGGTGGGTCAACGAGCTGCATCTTCCTCATCGCCTATGGAGATGGATGCCGTAGAGTGTAGGAATTGCAAGCATTACATACCCAGTCGGAGTATTGCACTGCATGAAGCCTATTGTAGCAGGCACAATGCTGTTTGTCCGCATGCTGGTTGTGGAGTTGTTCTTAGGGTTGAGGAGGCCAAAAACCATGTGCACTGTGACAAGTGTGGGCAAGCTTTTCATCGGGGAGAGATGGATAAGCATATGAAAGTGTTCCATGAGCCACTTCACTGCTCATGTGGAATCGTCCTTGAGAAAGAAGAGATGGTAAGCAACTCTGTGGAATTGCTTTCTGTATACTTCATATGCTTTTTTTGCCCTTTTGGGATGATTAATATGCTTTGGGTTACAGTCAAAATTTCATTAAGTAAATCCTTTTATCTGTTTTTGGCAGGTGCAACACCAAGCTTCAGTTTGTCCCCTACGCCTAATCGCATGTCGGTTTTGTGGAGACATGGTTCAAGCCGGAAATTCTCCGATGGATACTCGGGACAGATTAAGAGGATTATCTGAGCATGAGAGCCTTTGTGGGTCAAGGACTGCTCCATGTGATTCATGTGGGCGTGCAGTCATGTTGAAGGAAATGGATATCCACCAGATTGCTGTTCATCAAAAGAGCTAAAGCCAAGTGCAACTCCCCTGTATCCATACATGTAGATAAGGCCAGTTTGCATGGTTCTGTTGTCTTAAATCTGAGAACCAGCAGTGCTTCTAATTCTATGGATATCCATATACGAACAGGAGAGCTCTGGCTGAAAAAGGAAAGGACTAAATCTACATGTGAAAGGAGGGGGTAAATCTGCATGTATTGTGCAGGTTGTAATAACTTTTCTGAGGGATTGAGTATTTGTGCATGTGATGTGAATAATGCAATATTAATGTATTTTCtgataaatattaaaaagaaattccAATCTGTAATAAGGAActtgcttttttgtttcttctcgctttatctttctgattcCGAAATGCTTTACTATCTGTCTTTTCATATGGTATTATGGTGCATGTTCTTTGTGAACTGGCAATCGGATTTACCAACAAACAATGTGCtttttatctcacttttatACCATCCCAGACAGGGTGACATGAATACTCATCAAGGCAGCCCCATCCTAGAGAGTAAACATTAGATACACGACTCTACCCGCCAACGtaatttagacaattttttagTGCAGAATCAAACTCAGGATGTTTGAGTTTACTGCTCATTTCAACTCGCCCTTTGACCATTATGTGGTGCACTGTCATGGGTCTACAGTTTTATGGAATGAGGACTTCATGTTTAAGAGCAACACTCCTAATGGGACGTAAGTCATAATCTAACAAGAGCCCTGCTTTCAGAGCAACACTCCTCTTCTCTATCAAGTCTCCTCCTTCAACATGAAATCCCCATTCCATATAACTGTAGACCCATAATATGCACCCTGGCGGGTTTTGTCCAATTCTTACCAGCCTTGTCCAATTTAATTAGCAAAGAACGAATAATGTTTATACATGGGgttatttgaatgaaaaatgttGGACTTACATTTCTTTTACAACTTGGTGACATGTGTCAACATATGATTTGAAAGTGTTGAACGGATTGTTTTAGTAGCTGAAGTGGCTTTAATCACATACTGACACGTGTCaacaaattgttaaaaaaattgtagatatAGCATTAGATACTTTTTAATCACAATATTAACAATGAGTATGTGGCGATGGCCTAACAAATCATTAACACTACTTTTGTACCTGCTACATGTTCGATATAAACAACACTGCCTTTTGATAATCACGCATGTGGGAAATGAATTGTGCAGCCCATTATGGTTCAATTTATTTATGAACTCAATACTTATGCTTTACATTTTGTTAAATGAAATCTTGAAATCTTATTCTGATTTAATCAGAGGAACACTCATTGGATTAGTTTAGACATCTTAGCCTGCAATACAGcatgatttttgttttgccAAACGTTATCCAAAGTTCAAAGGAATAAGAGTGTTGATAGAGATATTACAATTTTGTCATAATCTCTTAAAACCTAACGTGACCGTTCACATAGTACTTACGGCTTTAATCACTAAAATATGAGTTGTCACGCGATCAAGCAGAAACGTAGCCAGACATTTTGAagattaaacttaaaaaaaaaaaaaaaaaaaaaaaaaaaaaaaaaaagataacaaaagaaAGACAGAATAAGTGTTTctaatatattttcattttcaaccCAAATACCTATCAAAATAGAACCATACTTTTTTAGATCCCGAAAATCATCTATGATGAAACTGTACTAAATTTCGTAGCAATTTCCTTTTCGATGTACATCATCAAAGAATTAATTAGAAATTCATCTTAAATTTCGCTGCATTTCTTTATTCTTATGGTAGTTGAAAAGTATTCTCATGAAAATTCATCCCGAAATCAAAAGAGCATCAAAAGTAGGATTGGCAATTTTGATACGACCCGTGAATCCGACACGATCCGTCACACGAATATATAGGATTTGAGTTTAGGCTATAACTCGTTTATAActcgtcaacccgtttatgatcCGCCAACCTATTTATGACTCGTTTATAGcccatcaacccgtttatgacatatttatgacacgtttatgacacatttttttaccaaattagctaAACAGGTTGATCCGCCAACCCGTTTTGCCAAGCCAATTCAAAAGAGCCTTACTAGACGAATCAAATTGCATAATAATTCAATTCAAGTATAAAACAGCGATAACTTCAAATGTAATTGATACCACAACCAAATAAATCAACTAGGCTGCTTGCACTGATTTACACTAGGAATGAACAAAAGCAACCTAGAAAAAAACAACTCAGCAAGCCCATCAAGCAAAACAGCTTAATTCAAGACATCCAAACTGGCATTTCTAGTTCTGAATGCCTTTACTAGCACAGTAGCACTGCTGCTGCGCATGCTGCAGAACTTCCAGCTACAGGAACACCTGAAGAAGGTTGTGCTTTCAAGAAGCTTATACAAATAGAACCAAATTAAGAAATGAAAACTCAGCTCAATCACAAAGCAATAAATTGTGCGAAACAGctacagaaaaaagaaaagacatgatAAGGGCAAAAGCAACAACGCTATTACTAGCTGGTGCAGCCTGTTAGGGAGAGAAGCAGCAAGGAAGTCAAACAAAAGTAAATCAATATACATATTAAGACACAACTTTTAGCCCAAATGCCTAAAAGCTAATGGGCTAGAGTCCACCAACGCATATAAACTACTCTCTTTCTTTATACTTTACCAATGTAGGACACAAACCTCACAAGTGCACTCACAACAATATCTTCCCCTCACTTGTGAGTCTCTTCCACAAAATCCTAATCACCATAAGCTAGGAGTCTAGGACCAAATATACAACTCAAAAACAagacgaaagaaaaaaaatcgcacattcaaatataccaaaaaaaaaaacccattcaCTTCAGTCATTGAGTTCTAGCTATATCCTCGACCAAATGCctcaaagaaaataagagagaaatacCTGAAAGCTTAGTAGTAGAAGCACGAATAGATGTGGAAGAAAAGTGAGGTGCAAGGTAAAAAATGTAAATCACCAAGATCCTAATGCAATGGGCTAAAAGATCATCAAAATTCATCAATAAATGTAAATCTGTAAACCAAAAGTCTCAAATGTTCTTATTAACCATGTAAAAATGTAATCGTCATTTTGGCACTGGTCATATCTATCGTCAAACTTGTTTTCGAACACTAGTTAATTTTTTCTTCCAGATGTAAACTAGCTTTCAACCAGTCCACTCTACTACTGTCTTCATAACCCAGTATCTTAACtcattttttttcgtttctcCAATGAGATTTATGTTTGTATAGTTATTAGCCAcaacaaagaattcaaaattACAATAGAGATGGCATCAAGATTTATGTTTGTATAGTCTAAAGATCATCAAGATTTATGTTTGTCAGCATCCCAAGAGATGGGAGTCCTAGCTATTCCACAATGATTTAGGATCCTTACTAAGATTCTTCTTGAAAAGTAACAATCATAATAGAGATGGTCTCCACTTTCAGTGGTAGCTGTAGAATGAATACAAGAACAATCACCACTATATTCCCAAGCTACTCAACTATACTTGGGATTTGCTTTGGGAAACCAAATTTCCGATTCATTAGTGTTCTTGGTGGATTTCACTCCAATCCACATTTGGAAAATTATAGGGAGTTAAGAAGTGATATAATAGTTGAAGAGAACTACGAATTATATGCTTGAGAGTATATAAGTCTGTCATGGATGTAAATTAGAACTTTCCACTATTTGacacgaaaaaagaaaaaaagaaaaagaaaaagaaggtgtACTCAACTTAATAGAAAATGaacttattttgagaaattcaTAAACAAGATAATCTCTAATTCTGTCGtcccaaacaaaaatcaaagccCCACAAATAAACCCCCAATTTCAGCCAATCTCTAATTTGAAACACCCAAAACAATTGCTATCAATCAACTTACAACCAAAAATTTCTCAAGAAATACCATTATTCAGCCATAGTCAGGAATACAACGGTTTCTTCCCACCTGCATATAAGATCAACCAAAATGGTGCATATATAGGTGATACAGTTAAGTGGTAGGTTCTACAAATGAAGTACAAATAGCTCAGAGAAAGAAGTCAAAATTCTAGCAGCCTTACTATGCTTACAACAAAACTATAATTGCCCCTTGTTGCAAAAGCTTTTATTTCTAGTGTTGCTTACTATAAATTTATAACAGCAAGAGCAAATTAAACCAACATAAATCATCAAAAACATGCGACACATCTCAAAAACAGAAATCTCTGATTACCAATTTCATACCACTTGACACTTCCAACATGTTTTACAAAAAACACAATCGAGATCAGTAGGCACGCCGCATCATTCGTTTTGGTTTCTTAACAAAACTCAATCTAATTTGCTTAAGCCGGCTCCTCTTCCTCGCCATCTTCTCTGGCAATGTCTCCCTCTTCTTCTCACTCTTCACAACCTTCACCTTTTTCTTCACATATCTCGGATCCACCATGTATGCTTTAGGCTCCACAGGCACCCCTCTCTTCCTCGCCTCATTAAACAGCACATTTGCCCTATCAAGCCGATTATGAGCACACAACTTCTCCATCAACAAGTCATAAGTCTTGATCCCGGGCTCACACCCGTCCTCCTTCATCTTCTTAAACACACTCAAAGCATGATCAACCCTCTCAATCCCACACAAAATCTTCAAGAACCCATAATACGCCTTCTTATCAAGCTTGCTACCGTAGCCAGCAGACCTCATTCTATCAATCATTTCATCCCCTTCTCCCACCCTCGCCGCCTGATACAAACTCCTAATCAAAACAAGAAACGTAGTTTCATCCGGATAACAACCCCACTCTCCCATTCTATAGAACAAGTCCATCGCGTCCTGGGTCTTCCTAATCTTACACAAATTAGTGATCAACACGTTGAAAGTGTCCACATTTCTTGGAACCCCATGAACATCCATTTGGACCAACACATTCTCAGCCTCCGAATGAAGCCGGAACGGCTCCTTCTCCCTACAAAGCTTACAAACACAATCCAGAATTGCATTATACGCCACCGTCCCAATCTCAAACCCTCCCCTATACATCTCCTCCGCTAATCTCTTGGCATCTTCGAGCTTCCCATCCACGCACCAACCTTTCACCAGCAAGTCGCAAATCCCCTCGTCGGGAAAGAACTCGTTTGCCAGCTTCTTCACCATTTTCTCGGCGTGACTCGCATACCCATTTGCGCAGAGCTTCTCAACAACCACTCTGAGCGACTCTCTGTCCCGCTTGAGCCCGTACTCCCTCTCCATCCTCTCGAAAAACGATACCGCATCAGTCGGCCTCCCGGCTCGGACCAGCCTGTCGATGGCGGACTCTAGGGTTTTAGGCCCAGCGACTCCGACCACGTCGGCGAGGACCTGTTGGGTGGCCTTGAAATCCTTCCGGCGACCGAAATAATCTACGAAATACGACAGCGTTTCGTCGGAGTGGGTGAAACTGGGGTTGGAGAGGAGCCATTGGTTGAACCCCAGGACCGTACGACCGGCGTCGGGGGAGAGATTGAGGGTGGAGAGAACGAGGGAAGAGGTCGGGTTGATGTGGGAGAAGCAAAGGTGGAGTCTTTGGGAGATTGGGAGTGGGTCTGAGTTTGGGTCTTTGAGAAGCTCCGAGGAGAGCGTGAGCGAAATGGGATCTGGGTCTTGTGACGTGGATGAAGAGCTACTACTggaaggtgaagaagaagaagaagaagaagagaaggttTTAGAGAGAGCGAGACACTGAGTGGTGTGTGGGTGATGGTAATGGTGGCGGTGCAAATGGGAGGAGAGGGAAGTGGGTATTGGGGGAAAGAGATACGTCGTCGTATCCTTAGATAGACATCGGAGGAAGAGCCTGCGAAGGGGCATTTTTCACACACACGCAGACACAGAGAGCGAGCAGAGGAAGAAGCAGATGCGAGTGATGAGGAAATGGGGCTCAACCTAGAGAGAAATCAAGTGGAGAATGATACGGTGTCGTTTTCTTTACCgtcttttgagttttgttgGGCTTAAAGGTCCAAAGGAAAGGATTCGTGATACATTTTGAGCCTACAAGGATGGGCTAGAACAAGCGCGGTGTTCTTTATAGTTTTGGTAAAGCTTTTTGTTGTCCAAATCTCTCGGTCTTCTTCAGTTCGTGGAATAggctttttaaaataaaatatttattttaataaaatatttatttttttatttagtagaAATTTATTTCTTGAAATAGCTACACAGAGGAACAactatttttctaataaatgagaggaataattatttacaaatgaataaattacattatctaaaaaaaaaaaaaccaatgttattttttattttatttcaattttgatttttaaaaaataaaaataaaaataataaacacataTGTGGCTGCCCAACCACCCAATGGAGATGAGGGTGGTTGCAACCACCCCTAAGCGTCTTCAGGGTGGCCTAACCACCCACAAAGAGTCGGGGGTGGTTCCGATGGTGGTTGCGGCTACTACCGGCTCTTTTGTGGGTGACCGGCCGACACTAGTTTCAAGTTTTctccttttaaaataaaaataaaaataaaaatttgagggattttttagtaatttagatTCGAtcccaattaaagtatatgtttTGTCACTAAACTAAGAAGTATGAATAACTATTACATTCCAAGTAATAATTATTCTCTTTCCCGGTGAAATATtcattctgcaaaccaaacgagaaatgaatgttcaaaatttgaacaattttttttcaaattaaataattaagattttgcCACCTCAGTATTTATAACCACTagaatatctttatttattttttatttttttaattcgtTGTGTCGCACAAATAAATGTTCATTTTGTTGTGAGCGGGGGCATCAAAAGGTGGTTCTTGAAGGAGATTCTTTGCAAGTAGTTTGAACTTTATGACGAGACGCTCCTTGTTGGAGTAGTTATGGGGAATTGATTGATGATGTAAAGGTTCGGCTTCAAAGTCGTTTGTTTTATGAGGGGAGGCATGTGAGACGGCAAATCAAGCCGCCCATTGAATGGCCAATATGGAtttatcacaatttttagataaTGTTTGGGTAAAAGAATGTATTTCTTTTATCCAGAGTATTGTACTTGCTGAAACAAGcctttttatttgattaatgaTATCAGTTATCATTTTctctcaaagagaaaaaaaaaaaaaaaaaaaaaaaaaaaaaaaaaaaaaaaaaaaaaaaaaaaaaaaaaaggggaaaaagggATACCatttaatttgagaattttgattcaaatttTAAGAACTTAAGAgaaatctaatatatatatatatatatatatatatatatcttagttTGAGACAATACTAATCCACTGTGTAAAGAAATCTTCAAAGTGCTAaacttacaattttttctttttatttttctaaaagctcattctcaaatgatgtgtcaatcaTACATGAAATCTATTATTTTGgataatgtgtcacaatttcaTAAAATAGAGACATCTCATTTCAAAACcacttttgggaaaaaaaaaattaggaagtAAAGTATTTTTCATCTTCGAATCAATGCAATGATTTTATTCTTTAATAGATTTCATTCATTTCCTACTATAAGatgaaaaatagttttgaagCACCATAAATCGGAAGAGTGCAAAAACTAAGTATCGTTGGCAATATTAACAGGGAACATGGccttctaaatttttcttgaaatggagatgagctattttatagtttagattaaatttcacaatatttaatggtgtatatgttATTTATGTTGTCACgtgatttaaatttttaaaattatatgtcACCATGTATACAATTAGATGTTGTCAAATCTATTATGAACCATAAAACCTTGCACAAAGATCCTCTTCCACAATAATGCTTAGGTTTGTTTGGCCCCTTATGAGTTCAACCAAGATTTCATAAATCTCcacattttttttagggataattatatataaaaaaaaaacccccctcaaactaccagaCGTTTTTAAAGTAGTCATATGAACTACCAAGTTTACTAATATGATCCATCAAATTACCAAAGAGTGCCAAAAAGAccatttttgtcaaaatattcatataatacacgtgtcatatatttaattaaaaaaataaaaaacaaataaatattaaaattaaaatatatatatatatatatatatatgaaggggGTGGCTTTGGCCAAATTTTGGCCAATGGAGATAGTCGACGACTCGGCAATCCCTGGCACAGTACGGAAACAAAGATGGAGGGGCAGAGTTCGAGCCGAGCTCAGTTTGCTTGGCGAAGATGGTGCAGAGCTTCATCGAGTAGGAGAGCAACGAGAAGCAATCCTCGGCGGTGGCCAAGTGTGGCCGAAGCCATTGCAATTGTTTCAACGACAACAACAATGACTaggggcggagctaggatttgagatttgggggtgccaaattgaaaaaataaataaataagggtaaatttattattattttttttttggggggggggggagggggggaacCCTTGACTTTGGGGGGGGCCATGTCCAGGGGTAGCTCCGCCCCTAACAATGACAGCTCCGACGACGAGTTCGACGTGTTCTTTGGTTTCAGCAGCAAATCAATCACCTCCGAATCATTTGGCGGTGATGCCTTTGATATACTAAAGGTAAAAAAGTCGCTTCAAAATATGCctcataaaattttaaaatttcttatggtttctcagcaaccaaacggaGTTTTAGAGTCTCGTTTAAAGAATCGAAAAAATAAAGCACTcctaagagcttgaaattaaaCCTGAAGAAATTTGTGTGTTTTCTTGCAATAGAGCTTAACTCGTTGCGCAAGCGTTACAAAGAGAAACCTCTTGGTAGGCGCAACAAAGATCGTCAAGAAGaacaacaaaacccacaaacaaAAAGACGATTTGAGAGAAATCAAGCCTGGGGTGCCCGGCCACTCCCATTGTCCAAAATGGGGTGGTCGGCAACCCTCATTAGCCAAAATCTGGCCTAAAGGGGcccttcatattttttaatttttttttttttagtatttttaatatttatttgatttttaaattattttaaattaattatttttttaattgaatatatgacacatgtaaaagtggcattttttatactctttggtagtttgagcGTCATATTAGTACACTTCGTAGTTCAGATAGCTACTTTAAAAGCAACTGGTAGTTTGAAgagatttattataattatcatttttatttatatttttttttttatggttaaatactccattggtacctgagttttaatcgtttttaaatttaatattattgggGATATTTCCAATAGGTTCGGCCCACATTGAATAGTGAAATACTAGCCCATTTTTCGGGGTCAGCCTATTTTCGATAGATCTACATCCGAGAACCTCAAGAAAGAAACACCAAGGCCCAAATTAGAAAGCCCACAATCCTGTGGACGGCCCAAGACCAGTAGACAAAGTTAGAAATCCCCCGGTCCATTTTGACTTAAGCATTTAAGAGAAAGGCGACACATATGATTATTGTCAG
Protein-coding regions in this window:
- the LOC133861164 gene encoding uncharacterized protein LOC133861164, which produces MDFELRRAREKLEKEQRERKEKAKAKLDRERKAKGEAKKQREAIEAAQRSRRIDAAEAQLKVDQQMQESVLAGRGIIFYRVLEGVPYQSVGDKIKLPPSCFTELSDEGAFDKGPMYFQLSVVHQEGSSEMKASDEENCRTTHSGVLEFTADEGSVALPPHVWNNLFPGESPKTLLIEVRYVWLPKGTYAKLQPERMGFLDLPNHKAILETSLRQHATLSEGDILTVNYGELAYKLQVLELKPSSSVSVLETDVEVDIVGPESASERTDQHVLNPLVLGKLESGLVDEGNYIYYKFSIDNDAWEKIATGDAMVEVKIEGEADGGDTDLYISRHPLIFPTRHQHEWSSHDIGSKALILSSKDKSLGAGTYSIGVYGFKGTSKYQLSVSVQDDCKPKVGQRAASSSSPMEMDAVECRNCKHYIPSRSIALHEAYCSRHNAVCPHAGCGVVLRVEEAKNHVHCDKCGQAFHRGEMDKHMKVFHEPLHCSCGIVLEKEEMVQHQASVCPLRLIACRFCGDMVQAGNSPMDTRDRLRGLSEHESLCGSRTAPCDSCGRAVMLKEMDIHQIAVHQKS
- the LOC133861091 gene encoding small ribosomal subunit protein mL104 (rPPR9); this encodes MPLRRLFLRCLSKDTTTYLFPPIPTSLSSHLHRHHYHHPHTTQCLALSKTFSSSSSSSSPSSSSSSSTSQDPDPISLTLSSELLKDPNSDPLPISQRLHLCFSHINPTSSLVLSTLNLSPDAGRTVLGFNQWLLSNPSFTHSDETLSYFVDYFGRRKDFKATQQVLADVVGVAGPKTLESAIDRLVRAGRPTDAVSFFERMEREYGLKRDRESLRVVVEKLCANGYASHAEKMVKKLANEFFPDEGICDLLVKGWCVDGKLEDAKRLAEEMYRGGFEIGTVAYNAILDCVCKLCREKEPFRLHSEAENVLVQMDVHGVPRNVDTFNVLITNLCKIRKTQDAMDLFYRMGEWGCYPDETTFLVLIRSLYQAARVGEGDEMIDRMRSAGYGSKLDKKAYYGFLKILCGIERVDHALSVFKKMKEDGCEPGIKTYDLLMEKLCAHNRLDRANVLFNEARKRGVPVEPKAYMVDPRYVKKKVKVVKSEKKRETLPEKMARKRSRLKQIRLSFVKKPKRMMRRAY